From the Sphingobacteruim zhuxiongii genome, the window CACCTTGGAACAATTAAAACAGGCTGCATTATTAGCTGCGGAACGTCAAGCAATTGAGAGTGGCGCCGATGGGGTATTGAATCCTAGATACATCGTGGACCAAAAGAAGAAGAAATTCAAAGTTACAGTACGTGCTAAGTCATACCGATTAAAGAGCGACAGTGAGTATATCGATATGGAGAATAAGTTGAAGCATAACCCAACTGGAAATTAAAGGTCCATTCAAAGTATAACATTTCCTGCAATGAACAAATCAGTTCTTCTTCTTGCTATCGTCATTTCTCTGTTTACTACCGCTCAGGCTCAAGTTATCAACTTGAACGAGCTAAAGCAACTCAGAACAATGCCGATAAGCAAAGTCCAACAAACTTTATTTAATAAAGGATATTCGCTCTATAAGACATGGAAGAATGAAGATTTGAAATTAGACTCAGTAATTTATCAGAACAGTCGCGGGCAAATTCTAGGGACCATTAACTTTAAGAAGCACAAGAACAACAGGATATTCTTAGAGTCTTCCGAGGTAGCGTTTTACGAACAAATTCTTCAGGAACTCAGAGATGCTGACTATCGTTTAATTAATACTGAAGTAGGGCAACAAAACTCATTAACCAATTCTTATATCTTGCCAGATACAGATGAGCTTGTTCAGATTATAATCAGCAATGATCCCACTATTTTGAAAAAAGGAAATCAATATCGCTTACTGATCCGTTTAAAAGAAAACAGCGGTCTAAAGAAGCGAATATTGGGTAACTATTGAAGTACAAAAAATCCTCCCCATAATTGTTAGACTCCGAACGCAATCTCCCCGATTTCGTATTGTCAACACTATTAAGTTTGAAAATGAAGAAGGGTTGTCTGTGCAGACAACCCTCTCGATTAATTAGCAATCTTGCTTATTTAATCATATCTAACCATGTATTTTTCATTAGCCCAAACCTAATAGCCAGCGTTTTGTGGCAATAGATTCTCATTTCTATTGATCTCATCTTGAGGAACAGGTAATAATTTATGATATTCTTTCACATTCGGTTGTTTCTCTAATGCATCCGCTTTTGTGAATGATTCAACAACAATATTCCAACGTTTAATATCATACCATCTTTTCCATTCAAAGGCTAATTCTACACGACGTTCTTCACGAACCGCAGCACGGAATTGTGCTTGATTCATGCCCGCCGCATCTGCTGGATAGGCCTGTTGACCTTGCGGTGTATAGCGAGCACGCGCGCGAACAGCATTTAAATAACTGTAAGCTTCGGCAGTAGGCCCCCCTTTACTCTCATTAATAGCCTCAGCAGCCATTAATAAAACTTCAGCATAACGGAAAATAACATGTTTTATATCCGAATCCGCACCGTCGCCACCTGCATTCTCTCCAGGAAACAAACACCATTTAGCCGTGTGAATCTTTGGCCAACGAAACTTCGTATAAGGCGTCATAACTCCTTTAATTGGCGTTTCTGTCAGATAACTTATTTTCTTACGATAATCTTGATCAGAGAAACTAGTATACATCCCGTTGGAAGGCACTAACACACTCCAACCTTGCATATCAGCATCACGAACACCAGTCATGGGAGCGGTATAATCGACGTTCGAACTATTCTCTCCAGTTATACTTCCTGCAAAATCTGCTACCCAAACATGTTCACTCTGAAATCCTAAATCAGCTTTCCAAAGATCTTGAAAATCTCTAACCAAGGCATAGTTGTAAGTACTTGCTGCTTTGATAACCGCTTCAGCCTCTGTCGCAGCCTCTGCCCACTTCCCTTGAATCATATAAATCGAAGCAAGTAAAGCTTGTGCAGCCCCCTTTGACGGTCTCGCTCGGTTATTACTAGCATATGTATTGGGAAGATTTGAAATACCAAATTTACAGTCTTCAATAATATGCCCATACACCTCATCCGCTTTCGTTCTTGCAACATCGGTAACCGTTGCAGGATCTGTTACACTCGCGGCCATATACGGCACATCCCCGAATAACTGCACTAAGTGCGAATAGAAAAGCGCTCTTAACACTCTTGCCTCTGCGATTAAGGCATTTTTCTTTTCGTCACTCATTTGTACTTTCGGAATTCCATCAATTGCAGCATTCGCAGCGCCAATTCCTAAATAAGCGGTACGCCATACAGCTAGAATATCTTGATTACTGGCATCATGCGCAAAACTATTTAATTGGATACGACTGGATTGTGTGCCGATATCGGCAATATCCATATCATCACCTAATAATTGCAATACCATGGTTAAACGACGACCATAGCCATCACCATTAGACACTAAACTATAAATACCCATCACTGCAGCCTCGGCGTCGGCCTCTGTATTGAAATATTGTGAGGGCACTAATATACTGGTTGGTTCTTCATCCAACTTCGTACAGGAAGCAGATACAACACACAAACCAGCAATAACAAAAAACTTAAATATCTTTTTCATAACTTAAAGAATCGAATTAAAACCTTGCGTTAATACCAAATGTAAATGACTTGATGTTTGGATAACCCATGTAATCCAAGCCAATATTACGGTTAGAATCTTGGAAACTTACTTCAGGATCGAAGCCAGAGTAATTTGTCCAAGTCCATATATTTTGCGCACTCGCAAAGAACCGAAGTTGATCAATACCCATCTTCGCAATCGCTGTCTTTGGAACATTATAGCCTAAGGCTAAGTTCTTCAAACGCAAGTAGGATCCATCTTCGACCCATCTTGAGGATACTTCTGGATTATTCGAAGCACTCGCACGTGGTACATTCGTGTTCGTATTGGTTGGTGTCCATCGATTTAATGCCTCTTTCGTAGCATTACCTTTTCCTGCCATCCAATCTAATTCCATCCTTGTAATGTTTAACATATCATTACCGTATGAGCCTTGGAAAAAGATATTTAAATCGAAATTCTTGTATCGAAAATCATTATTGAAGCCGAAGATAAAGTCTGGATGAGGATTCCCGATAATGGTTCTATCATCAGCATTTACCTTCCCGTCCGCTCCAGCGACTAAATGATTTGAAGCATCACGACCGAAAATATCCTTATATTTCACATCCCCTGGTTTCTTACTTGGTTGCGGACTAAAATCATCACCTTGTTGATAAACTCCATCAAATTCCCATCCGTAGAATGCGCCCACCACTTGTCCTTCGCGTAAGATTTGCGAATCTGTTGAAAGCATATGTCCAGGAATCGTATTGTAAAGAATATCGCCACCTGGAAGTTCTAAGATTTTATTTCTGTTGAACGTAATATTGAAATCGGTATTCCATTTTAATTCCTTATCAATATTTGTCGTTCCTAAGGAGAATTCCCATCCTTTATTTTCTACACTTCCGACGTTTTGGAGAGATCCCGTATAACCCGAATAAATAGGTAAAGGCACCGAGTAAAGTAAATCAACTGTTTTTTTGTAGTAATAGTCCACCGTTAAGTTGATACGGTTTTTTAAAAACCCGATATCAATACCTGCGTCCGTTTGCTTCGTAGTTTCCCACGTTAAATTGGGGTTAGCTACGTTGGTTGGGCGCACAGCATTAACAGGAACACCGCCCATCGTTGTCAACGTCGCTGAATAGCGCGCTAAAGATTGATAAGACCCAATCTCGGAATTCCCTGTTTCACCATAACTGGTTCTCACTTTTAAGTTAGATATCGCTTCGACCGATTCCATAAAAGGCTCTTGACTAACATTCCACGCAAATGCAGCGGATGGAAAGAATGCCCATTTATTATTTTCACCGAATCTCGAAGAACCATCATAACGTCCTGTCGCCGTAAATAAATACCTTCCTAATAAATTATAGTTGATACGTCCGTAGAATGAAGACATAACCCAATCTTCCAAATTCGATGATGCATTTTGGTAGTTTGAACCTGCGCCTAAATTCCAATATGAAAAGCTATCGGAGATAAAGTTTCTATTATTGGCTTGCCAAGTTTCATTTCTAGAGCTTTGGTAGGAATATCCAACCATGGCATCCAAATTATTTGCCTCATTAATCTTTAAATTATAGTTCAAGTAATTCTCACTGATGACATTCGTATTTTTATGCGATGCTATCGATCCGATACCTCCAGCATTTCTTCCTTCAACTAATAATTTAGAAACATAGTTACCTGTGCGTTGATTACTTACTTGTAATCCCAAAGTACTACGGAAAATCAAATCCTTGAGAAGGGTTAGTTCTAAATATCCGTTACCTTGAAACAAATCTGTTTTAACCTCGTTCTGACGCTCTTTCGCTGCCGCTACGGGATTATCATGCGGATCCCCAAACTTCTTTATAGTATACTTCCCTGCGTCGTCATACACTCCCTGAGTAGGCTCAAAGCGCAAAGCACCTGATATTACGCCGGCCGCTGTCGTACCACTACTACTTTCCTGAGTTCTTACACCATTGAGGAGATTACGGTTGTAGAGAAGTCGAGTTCCAATCTTAATACGATCCGAAACTTTCATGTCCAAATTCGAAGTAGCGGAGAAACGGCGGAAGTCAGATTCTATCACAGTACCTTTTTGACCATAGTGATTTACCGCAGTATAGTAGCGAATATTGTCGCTTCCTCCAGACACGGACAATTGATTACTCAATAAATTTCCATTTCTAAAAACTAAATCTTGCCAATCAGTCCCCTCGCCCAATGACGATGGATCAGCAAACGGAACATTATTGTTACCGCCATTGACGTAAACGTCATTGATATAAGCCGCAAATTCTGATGCATTCAACAGATCAAGTCTTTTGCCGACTTGTTGTGTCGCGACAGAGTTATTGAACTCAACCATTGGTTTTCCAATTTTCCCTTTCTTGGTCGTAATCATAATTACGCCATTTGCTCCCCTTGAACCATAGATTGCAGTTGCGGACGCATCCTTCAATATTTCGATAGATTCAACGTCTTCAGGTGCTGGTGGGGTACTACCCGGGAAACCGTCCACTACATATAATGGATCAGAACTAGCGTTGATGGAAGTACCTCCACGAACACGAACTCTCGGTGCTTTACCTGGTTCTCCGTTTACACTGGATACAGAAACACCCGGCGCACGCCCTTGTAGTGCTTGAGCAGTTCCTGCTAATGGAAAGGCATTAATCTTTTCAGAACCCACTGATGATACAGAGCCTGTTAAATCACTTTTTTTCTTGGTACCATATCCAATTACGACAACTTGTTCGATATCAGTATCGGCAGAAGATAAATTAACATTGACATTACTTTGCCCTCTTAACGGCACTTCCTGTGTCGTAAATCCAACCATTGTAAAAACAAGCGTTGCATTTGGATTATCGATTTGAACGCTAAACTCCCCGTTTGCGTCTGTAGTCGTTCCAGCCCCTGAAACACCTTTCACAGCAACAGAAACCCCGCGAACAGGACCATTGCCATCTGTTACCTTTCCACTCACGGTGGTTTGCTTGCTAATCGTGTTGTAAATACTGCTTTCAGAACTAGGAATTGCGGTATTAGCATGCGCTGTTCCCATCACGAGGAATGACGCAATGATCGACAGGATTTTACTGTTCATCCTACAGGATGCCAGATTACTTAAACCTGGCCGCGAATCATAATTGTTGTACATGGTCGTTTTGTATTTTGTGTTTTGTGATTAAATTTTATTGATTGCATAAGTTTCTAATCAATGTACAGACTCAGAAATAGGGAACCTCAAAAGCACATGGCGCTATGAAGAACCTTGAACACTAATTCTAATACAGATAATTATTAACTAAGGATTCCCTTTGGTTAGCAAGGGATCATACATGCCTTAGCATGCGAACTGTTTATATCGGTTAAAACCTAACGAACAAACAACTGGCTTATTCGTCAGGTATAGATTTCTTGTCAAGAGCGACATGGCATACTTGGAGAAATCAGTTTCTCTCACGAGAATCAAATAGGAGCTACATGCTGATTCATACTCGCAACTCTTATATTATTTTAAGCATTGGAGAAAGCGTAAACTATCTCCCCATCCAGCCCCCATCAACAGTCAGGATTGTACCGTGTACATAATCCGCTGCTTTCGAAGCAAGAAATACTGCCGGACCTTTAAAATCTTCCGCTTCGCCCCATCGACCCGCAGGAATGCGATCAAGAATCGATGCAGAACGATTTGCGTCATTACGTAACGCTTCTGTATTATCTGTCGCGATGTATCCTGGAGCGATCGCATTAACGTTAACCCCTTTACTTGCCCATTCATTAGCAAAAGCCTTCGTTAAGGAAGCAATTGCTCCTTTAGATGCAGCATATCCTGGCACGTTAATACCTCCTTGAAAGGATAGTAAAGATGCTGTAAAGACAACTTTTCCAGCGCCTCTTGCTACCATATCTTTCCCTATTTCACGAGTCAGAATAAACTGTGCATTCTGATTAATTTCAATGATTTCATCCCAATATTCATCTGGATGCTCCGCTGCAGGTTTTCGTAAGATATTCCCCGCGTTATTGAACAGAATGTCAATTACTGGATGATCAATCTTTACTTGTCGTATAAACGCATATAATGAATCTCGCTTAGAAAAATCACATTGATACGCGTAAAACTTTCTTCCAATGGCTTCAATCGACTTCTGCACCGCAGAATCTTCCAACTCCAAGCTCGCAGATACACCGATAATATCAGCACCTGCTTCTGCAAGACCCTCTGCCATCGCTTTCCCAATTCCACGCTTACAACCCGTAACGATTGCCACTTTACCACTTAAATCAAACGTATTTAAAACATTCATCATCTCTTATTTTAAAACCACCTTTAAAGGTTTCTTCAAATTGTTCTTGTATTGATTGACTGCCTCATTCCAAGACTGTGCACTAGTCACCTTCCCAGCACGATCCCATGCCGCACCATTATAGTAAACATAATCTTTCCCGCTCTTTACTGAGCTGATCAATAGCGCTTGTTCAGGACGATTGTTCTGATAGGAAACTTGCTGATCAGGAATAATAACAGCAATTGCTGACTTTCCACTCGCATTTATCTCCGGTTCAAAATACGCCAAAGAATTATTTTTAGGTCCAATCGTTAACAAGGGTGCTTCCTCTTTTCTTTTTACAATACCGATAGCAATCGGTGTTGCTTTGTTTTCTGAGTTCTTGAAATGCAGCACGATTTTATTGAAATTACTTCCTGCGTCTAAACTAATTGTCTTACTTAAAACAATTTGCTGTCCATCAACCTCTTCAGGATCAAAGTCCAGTCGGAAAGTTGTTCTCAGAGGTCCATTATCTAGTATTTGATAGCGACGATAGTGCTTCGTATAACTCAACTCATTGTTAAAGTAAAGGCCAACATCTCCTGCCCCTAAAGTTTGCCCTACTGAATAATAATCTAAGCCTTCGCCATGGTCTTTGTGATAGTCTTCGGTCTTGTACCACTTATTGATGACCAATTGATTCGTCCGCTTTGCCCAATAATCCATCCCTTGTGCATCATCTTTCCTGCCTTCCAATGCCTTCCCATACATGCGGAAAGCTACCACATCATTCTCCCATGCAAAGTCATCAAAACGTTCAGGCACGTAACGTGCATACGCCTTCGATTCAATCATTGAAGATTTACTGTCGACAACGTTCAAAGCCACCTTTTCTTTAGGTTCAACGAGCACTTGTAACAATACATTAATTGCTGTTTGGCCGCCCAATTTTTCAAGTTGATGAGGGATGATCTTACCAGATGCGTCTTTTACCGTAAAAGTAGTATCTAGTTTAAAATGCTTATTAAATTTCGCATAAGGTATAGAAATGAGCTCTTGCCGATTTTGATTAGTCGGGTTGCTTACAACAATCTGCTGTTGAGCACGACCATTTTGAATTGTACCAGCGCTCAAAAGCATGAAGAATAGTAGCTTTTTCATATTATTTCAGTTCAGTAATCGGACTTTTGTCCATATCATCGTAATCCATGTTTTCGCCGGCCATTCCCCAAATAAAAGTATAGTTACTCGTTCCCGCACCTGCATGTATCGACCATGGTGGAGAAATGACTGCTTGCTCATTCTGCATCCAGATATGTCTAGTTTCGTCTACTGGTCCCATAAAATGAGAAACAGACTGCCCTTCTGGTAAATCAAAATAGAAATACACCTCCATTCTACGGTCGTGTGTATGTGCAGGCATCGTATTCCAAACAGAACCTGGTTTCAATTCGGTCATACCCATTTGAAGTTGACAAGTTTCAATCACCGTATGCAGTAACATTTGGTTAATAACACGATGATTGGCAGTTTCCATTGTTCCCAATTCAATCTTATTTGCTTGCTCTTTCGTTACTTTTTTTGTCGGAAAACTACGATGGGCTGGAGTGGAATTCAAATAGAATTTTGCCGGTGATGCAGGATTTTTACTGCTGAAATAAACTTCCTTAGCACCCTTCCCTATATATAAAGCCTCTTTCGTCCCCAAATCAATCAGCTCACCATCAACCTCGACTTGACCTGCTCCGCCAACATTGATAATTCCTAATTCACGACGACTTAAAAAGTATTCCTCCTTTAATAAAGGTTCAATCGTTTCCAATTTCAACTTTTTGTTTACTGGAGAAGCACCTCCCGCCATGTAGCGGTCGAAATGCGTATAAACAAAGTGGATACGATCTTCCCAAAATAATTGATCGATTAAGAAGTTTTCACGAAGCCCTTTGGTATCTAAAGTTTTGGTTTCATTTGGTCCAATAGCATACCTGCTTTCATAGGTAATTTCCATAACATAGTTTGTTTTATGTGCTTAATATAGGACTAACAATTATGGAACGCCTCTATTATCTGCGAAATCGATTTCGACTACATCTTGTATTTTTAACCATTCGACCAAAACTCAACTGGCAAATTCTTTAGCATAATAGACTTTCGCTCAATTTCTTTTTTTGATAAACAATACTCTTCGAAAACGATAGCGTAACTAAAGTTTTCAAATACCAGAGATATTTAATAAAATTGGGAATATTATAAACGCTATCACTCTAGGTCATCCTGCAAGCACAACCATCAACCTAAGTAACAAACGGTTCTTGCCCAGTATTGCCTAAAGCAATTAACCAATATCATAGAACTAATGAACGAACAGAAAGCAGGAAAATACAGGTGGACCATATGTTCTTTACTATTTTTCGCAACAACGATCAACTATCTTGACAGACAGGTACTATCCCTAACCTGGAAAGACTTTATTTCGCCAGAGTTCCATTGGACGAATAATGATTATGGACTTATTACTGCATTATTCTCGATTTTCTATGCCGTAGGGATGCTTTTTGCGGGTCGTTTTGTCGATTGGCTTGACACCAAGAAAGGTTTTCTATGGGCGATCGGCATCTGGTCTATTGGAGCGATTTTACACGCATATTGTGGTATTGCTACGTCCGGTATACTTGCTGGGGAATGGTTTGTTGGATTTGAAGGCGCTAAGGAAGCCATCGCTAAAGTCCATGATGTTGCTCGAGTGGTGAATGTATCGGTTGTATTGTTTGTGTTCGCTCGCTTTGTACTTGCAATTGGAGAAGCAGGAAACTTTCCAGCAGCAATTAAAACGACGGCTGAATACTTCCCAAAGAAAGATCGTGCATTTGCGACTAGTATTTTTAATGCTGGTTCTACCATTGGCGCATTAGCTGCTCCGCTCACCATTCCAGTTATTGCAAAGTGGTATGGATGGGAAATGTCGTTCATCATTATTGGTGCACTTGGTTTTGTATGGATGGGCTTTTGGATTTTTATGTATGATAAACCCGAGGTACATCCTAAAGTAAATGAAGAAGAGTTAAAATACATACAGCAAGATGATATCTTAGAAAAAGAACTAGCCGGCGGTGTTGAACAGGCTCCAACTGGTAAAGTCACTATTCAAAACTGCCTGAAACATAAGCAAACTTGGGCATTTGCCATTGGAAAATTTATGACAGACGGAGTTTGGTGGTTCTATTTATTCTGGATGCCTGCCTATTTAAGTTCCGTTTATGGTATTAAATCATCTGATCTAAATGGCCAACTAGCGTTGTTTGTGCTTTATAGTATTACGATGTTATCGATTATTGGCGGATGGTTGCCATCTTATTTTATTAGTAAAGGTATGAACGCCTATGCAGGTCGT encodes:
- a CDS encoding DUF4861 family protein; protein product: MKKLLFFMLLSAGTIQNGRAQQQIVVSNPTNQNRQELISIPYAKFNKHFKLDTTFTVKDASGKIIPHQLEKLGGQTAINVLLQVLVEPKEKVALNVVDSKSSMIESKAYARYVPERFDDFAWENDVVAFRMYGKALEGRKDDAQGMDYWAKRTNQLVINKWYKTEDYHKDHGEGLDYYSVGQTLGAGDVGLYFNNELSYTKHYRRYQILDNGPLRTTFRLDFDPEEVDGQQIVLSKTISLDAGSNFNKIVLHFKNSENKATPIAIGIVKRKEEAPLLTIGPKNNSLAYFEPEINASGKSAIAVIIPDQQVSYQNNRPEQALLISSVKSGKDYVYYNGAAWDRAGKVTSAQSWNEAVNQYKNNLKKPLKVVLK
- the kduI gene encoding 5-dehydro-4-deoxy-D-glucuronate isomerase — encoded protein: MEITYESRYAIGPNETKTLDTKGLRENFLIDQLFWEDRIHFVYTHFDRYMAGGASPVNKKLKLETIEPLLKEEYFLSRRELGIINVGGAGQVEVDGELIDLGTKEALYIGKGAKEVYFSSKNPASPAKFYLNSTPAHRSFPTKKVTKEQANKIELGTMETANHRVINQMLLHTVIETCQLQMGMTELKPGSVWNTMPAHTHDRRMEVYFYFDLPEGQSVSHFMGPVDETRHIWMQNEQAVISPPWSIHAGAGTSNYTFIWGMAGENMDYDDMDKSPITELK
- a CDS encoding SusC/RagA family TonB-linked outer membrane protein, with translation MNSKILSIIASFLVMGTAHANTAIPSSESSIYNTISKQTTVSGKVTDGNGPVRGVSVAVKGVSGAGTTTDANGEFSVQIDNPNATLVFTMVGFTTQEVPLRGQSNVNVNLSSADTDIEQVVVIGYGTKKKSDLTGSVSSVGSEKINAFPLAGTAQALQGRAPGVSVSSVNGEPGKAPRVRVRGGTSINASSDPLYVVDGFPGSTPPAPEDVESIEILKDASATAIYGSRGANGVIMITTKKGKIGKPMVEFNNSVATQQVGKRLDLLNASEFAAYINDVYVNGGNNNVPFADPSSLGEGTDWQDLVFRNGNLLSNQLSVSGGSDNIRYYTAVNHYGQKGTVIESDFRRFSATSNLDMKVSDRIKIGTRLLYNRNLLNGVRTQESSSGTTAAGVISGALRFEPTQGVYDDAGKYTIKKFGDPHDNPVAAAKERQNEVKTDLFQGNGYLELTLLKDLIFRSTLGLQVSNQRTGNYVSKLLVEGRNAGGIGSIASHKNTNVISENYLNYNLKINEANNLDAMVGYSYQSSRNETWQANNRNFISDSFSYWNLGAGSNYQNASSNLEDWVMSSFYGRINYNLLGRYLFTATGRYDGSSRFGENNKWAFFPSAAFAWNVSQEPFMESVEAISNLKVRTSYGETGNSEIGSYQSLARYSATLTTMGGVPVNAVRPTNVANPNLTWETTKQTDAGIDIGFLKNRINLTVDYYYKKTVDLLYSVPLPIYSGYTGSLQNVGSVENKGWEFSLGTTNIDKELKWNTDFNITFNRNKILELPGGDILYNTIPGHMLSTDSQILREGQVVGAFYGWEFDGVYQQGDDFSPQPSKKPGDVKYKDIFGRDASNHLVAGADGKVNADDRTIIGNPHPDFIFGFNNDFRYKNFDLNIFFQGSYGNDMLNITRMELDWMAGKGNATKEALNRWTPTNTNTNVPRASASNNPEVSSRWVEDGSYLRLKNLALGYNVPKTAIAKMGIDQLRFFASAQNIWTWTNYSGFDPEVSFQDSNRNIGLDYMGYPNIKSFTFGINARF
- a CDS encoding RagB/SusD family nutrient uptake outer membrane protein, which gives rise to MKKIFKFFVIAGLCVVSASCTKLDEEPTSILVPSQYFNTEADAEAAVMGIYSLVSNGDGYGRRLTMVLQLLGDDMDIADIGTQSSRIQLNSFAHDASNQDILAVWRTAYLGIGAANAAIDGIPKVQMSDEKKNALIAEARVLRALFYSHLVQLFGDVPYMAASVTDPATVTDVARTKADEVYGHIIEDCKFGISNLPNTYASNNRARPSKGAAQALLASIYMIQGKWAEAATEAEAVIKAASTYNYALVRDFQDLWKADLGFQSEHVWVADFAGSITGENSSNVDYTAPMTGVRDADMQGWSVLVPSNGMYTSFSDQDYRKKISYLTETPIKGVMTPYTKFRWPKIHTAKWCLFPGENAGGDGADSDIKHVIFRYAEVLLMAAEAINESKGGPTAEAYSYLNAVRARARYTPQGQQAYPADAAGMNQAQFRAAVREERRVELAFEWKRWYDIKRWNIVVESFTKADALEKQPNVKEYHKLLPVPQDEINRNENLLPQNAGY
- a CDS encoding MFS transporter, which translates into the protein MNEQKAGKYRWTICSLLFFATTINYLDRQVLSLTWKDFISPEFHWTNNDYGLITALFSIFYAVGMLFAGRFVDWLDTKKGFLWAIGIWSIGAILHAYCGIATSGILAGEWFVGFEGAKEAIAKVHDVARVVNVSVVLFVFARFVLAIGEAGNFPAAIKTTAEYFPKKDRAFATSIFNAGSTIGALAAPLTIPVIAKWYGWEMSFIIIGALGFVWMGFWIFMYDKPEVHPKVNEEELKYIQQDDILEKELAGGVEQAPTGKVTIQNCLKHKQTWAFAIGKFMTDGVWWFYLFWMPAYLSSVYGIKSSDLNGQLALFVLYSITMLSIIGGWLPSYFISKGMNAYAGRMRAMLIFAFFPLLVLLAQPYGHVSFWVPVLLIGIGAAAHQSWSANIFSTVGDMFPKKAIATVTGIGGLAGGLGSFFINIYSGKLFDYAETNWSKVNGEELVSRYPELADGATKKAFFEQNGVGNIEEFLKQLTAQGETVVNGIDKGYMIIFSFCAVAYLIAWTIMKLLVPRMKPVKL
- a CDS encoding SDR family oxidoreductase, yielding MNVLNTFDLSGKVAIVTGCKRGIGKAMAEGLAEAGADIIGVSASLELEDSAVQKSIEAIGRKFYAYQCDFSKRDSLYAFIRQVKIDHPVIDILFNNAGNILRKPAAEHPDEYWDEIIEINQNAQFILTREIGKDMVARGAGKVVFTASLLSFQGGINVPGYAASKGAIASLTKAFANEWASKGVNVNAIAPGYIATDNTEALRNDANRSASILDRIPAGRWGEAEDFKGPAVFLASKAADYVHGTILTVDGGWMGR